From the genome of Nakamurella flavida, one region includes:
- a CDS encoding GNAT family N-acetyltransferase, translating into MPPTLRPATPADLTGVVRVFLACWQGYAAVLPADVVARMDLPTAQELWRTALDGGGVLVAVAPDPPAGGAADEVIGVTRWSLADDADGVGLIGSLYVDPGHQGGGCGARLLAAATDRLRERGSRTAILWVFADNAPARGFYSRQGWRPDGTERVDARFGARELRLTLDLGPAAGPDRHEGAG; encoded by the coding sequence GTGCCGCCCACCCTGCGTCCGGCCACGCCGGCCGACCTGACCGGTGTGGTGCGGGTGTTCCTGGCCTGCTGGCAGGGATACGCCGCCGTGCTGCCCGCCGACGTGGTCGCCCGGATGGACCTGCCCACCGCGCAGGAGCTGTGGCGGACGGCGCTGGACGGCGGCGGCGTCCTCGTCGCCGTGGCGCCCGACCCTCCCGCGGGCGGGGCAGCGGACGAGGTGATCGGGGTGACGCGCTGGTCCCTCGCCGACGACGCCGACGGCGTCGGACTGATCGGCTCGCTCTACGTCGATCCCGGCCATCAGGGCGGCGGCTGTGGGGCCCGGCTGCTCGCCGCGGCCACCGACCGGCTGCGTGAGCGCGGTTCCCGGACGGCGATCCTGTGGGTGTTCGCCGACAACGCCCCCGCCCGCGGCTTCTACTCCCGGCAGGGGTGGCGACCCGACGGCACCGAACGCGTCGACGCCCGGTTCGGGGCGCGGGAACTGCGGCTGACGCTCGACCTCGGCCCCGCCGCCGGGCCCGACCGGCACGAGGGGGCCGGATGA
- a CDS encoding serine hydrolase domain-containing protein, with amino-acid sequence MTAAPTAQQLADALVDGPNGRVPGAVVGISRGPGTDLGCAGTRNGPDGELPMTPDTAHDLASVTKVLATTTCLLRLASDRVVGLADRVSGWLPDFCGGAKDLVTVRDLLQHRGGLWEWQPLYCTTVDPDAARGLAATLPLRYAPDTRRAYSDLGFILLGRVIEAATGSTLDAAVAELVTRPLGLTATRYRRPEPGPVATGSRDDRVERRMAATGEPYPVLDHPAAFTGWRDRPVVGEPNDGNVFHALGGCAGHAGLFSTVPELLTWAAALAAPEPPGRLWRPEIAATFFTAGPNPAQALGFRRTTVVIDEDDDDDAGDDKAGGPVTALGHPGFTGCAVAFVPGRGTAVVMATNRLLVPGTPPPTDELFAPVLRAALTTPP; translated from the coding sequence ATGACCGCCGCACCGACCGCGCAGCAGCTGGCCGACGCGCTGGTCGACGGGCCGAACGGGCGGGTCCCGGGTGCCGTGGTCGGTATCAGCCGGGGCCCCGGAACGGATCTGGGCTGCGCCGGGACCCGGAACGGTCCGGATGGTGAACTGCCGATGACCCCCGACACCGCGCACGATCTGGCCTCGGTGACCAAGGTGCTGGCCACCACCACCTGCCTGCTCCGGCTGGCCTCCGACCGCGTCGTCGGGCTGGCCGACCGGGTGTCCGGGTGGCTGCCGGACTTCTGCGGCGGCGCCAAGGATCTCGTCACCGTCCGGGATCTGCTGCAGCATCGCGGCGGACTGTGGGAGTGGCAGCCGCTGTACTGCACCACCGTCGACCCGGATGCGGCCCGCGGCCTGGCCGCGACCCTGCCCCTGCGGTACGCCCCCGACACCCGCCGCGCGTACTCCGATCTCGGGTTCATCCTGTTGGGCCGGGTGATCGAGGCGGCCACCGGGTCGACGCTGGACGCCGCTGTGGCCGAGCTGGTCACCCGGCCGCTCGGGTTGACCGCCACCCGCTACCGCCGCCCGGAGCCCGGGCCGGTCGCCACCGGATCGCGTGACGACCGGGTGGAGCGACGCATGGCCGCCACCGGCGAGCCCTACCCGGTGCTCGATCACCCCGCCGCGTTCACCGGCTGGCGCGACCGCCCGGTGGTCGGAGAACCGAACGACGGCAACGTCTTCCACGCGCTGGGCGGCTGCGCCGGGCACGCCGGTCTGTTCTCCACCGTGCCGGAACTGCTCACCTGGGCCGCCGCCCTGGCCGCCCCGGAGCCGCCCGGCCGCCTCTGGCGGCCCGAGATCGCGGCCACCTTCTTCACCGCCGGGCCGAACCCGGCGCAGGCCCTGGGGTTCCGGCGCACCACCGTCGTCATCGACGAGGATGACGACGACGACGCCGGCGATGACAAGGCCGGCGGACCGGTGACCGCACTGGGTCATCCCGGCTTCACCGGCTGCGCCGTGGCGTTCGTCCCCGGCCGGGGGACAGCGGTGGTCATGGCCACGAATCGACTCCTGGTGCCCGGCACGCCGCCGCCCACCGACGAGCTGTTCGCCCCGGTCCTGCGGGCCGCCCTCACCACGCCGCCCTGA
- a CDS encoding dipeptide ABC transporter ATP-binding protein, with protein MTRPEQPARPAEPTRPAGRTDAVGTAADAAGTAAVLSVRDLSVSFRVRGADTVAVHGVSLEVPRGSTVAVVGESGSGKSTTAAAVNRLLPANGRITGGQVLFQGRDLAAVGEREMTAIRGAGIGLVPQDPMSNLNPLMRIGDQIAETLLVHGRAGGAEAHRRAMQLLDQVGIPDAERRARQYPHEFSGGMRQRALIAMGLACRPQLLIADEPTSALDVTVQRRILDQLDELTADDTSVLLITHDLALAAERADHVVVLHRGTVVESGPAAALLSDPQDEYTRRLLAAAPSLTSIRTAAPPPAAPTDARPLVRIRDLTKVFPVRSPGAGPRTFTAVHAIGFDIPRGQTVSVVGESGSGKSTTANLVLGLETPTSGAIEFDGVDLAGLGRRELFAFRRRVQPVFQNPYASLDPRYTVAESIAEPLRVHRIGSAASRRKEADRLLDQVALPAAMAGRLPHELSGGQRQRVAIARALALSPELVVLDEAVSALDVLVQAQILELLRGLQENLGLTYLFISHDLAVVRMISHVVHVMSGGRIVESGAPEALFAAPQDPYTRELLDAIPGARLTGR; from the coding sequence ATGACCCGCCCTGAGCAGCCCGCCCGTCCCGCCGAACCGACCCGCCCGGCCGGCCGGACCGATGCCGTCGGGACCGCCGCCGATGCCGCCGGGACCGCGGCCGTGCTGTCCGTCCGGGACCTGTCGGTCTCCTTCCGCGTGCGCGGCGCGGACACCGTCGCGGTGCACGGAGTGTCCCTGGAGGTGCCCCGCGGGTCGACCGTGGCCGTGGTGGGCGAGTCCGGCTCGGGGAAGTCGACGACGGCGGCAGCGGTGAACCGGCTGCTGCCGGCCAACGGCCGGATCACCGGCGGGCAGGTGCTCTTCCAGGGCCGGGACCTGGCCGCGGTGGGCGAGCGGGAGATGACGGCCATCCGCGGCGCGGGCATCGGGCTCGTACCGCAGGATCCGATGTCCAACCTGAACCCGTTGATGCGCATCGGCGATCAGATCGCCGAGACCCTGCTGGTGCACGGCCGGGCCGGCGGCGCGGAGGCGCACCGACGGGCGATGCAACTGCTGGACCAGGTGGGCATCCCGGACGCCGAGCGCCGCGCCCGCCAGTACCCGCACGAATTCTCCGGCGGCATGCGACAGCGGGCGCTGATCGCGATGGGGCTGGCCTGCCGGCCGCAGCTGCTCATCGCCGACGAGCCGACCTCCGCACTGGACGTCACGGTGCAGCGACGCATCCTGGACCAGCTCGACGAGCTGACCGCCGACGACACCAGCGTCCTGCTCATCACCCACGATCTGGCGCTGGCCGCCGAGCGCGCCGACCACGTCGTGGTGCTGCACCGCGGGACGGTGGTGGAGTCCGGCCCCGCCGCGGCCCTGCTGTCCGACCCCCAGGACGAGTACACCCGGCGACTGCTGGCCGCCGCACCGAGCCTCACCTCGATCCGGACCGCGGCGCCGCCGCCGGCCGCCCCGACCGATGCGCGGCCGCTGGTCCGGATCCGTGACCTCACCAAGGTCTTCCCCGTCCGCTCCCCCGGCGCCGGGCCCCGCACGTTCACCGCCGTGCACGCCATCGGCTTCGACATCCCGCGCGGGCAGACGGTGTCCGTGGTGGGCGAGTCCGGATCCGGGAAGTCCACCACGGCCAACCTCGTGCTGGGACTGGAGACCCCGACCTCCGGCGCCATCGAGTTCGACGGGGTCGACCTGGCCGGGCTGGGCCGCCGGGAGCTGTTCGCGTTCCGGCGGCGGGTGCAGCCGGTCTTCCAGAACCCCTACGCCTCGCTGGATCCGCGGTACACCGTGGCCGAGTCCATCGCCGAACCGCTCCGGGTCCACCGGATCGGCTCGGCCGCCTCCCGCCGCAAGGAGGCCGACCGGTTGCTCGACCAGGTCGCCCTGCCCGCGGCGATGGCCGGCCGGCTGCCGCACGAGCTCTCCGGCGGACAGCGGCAGCGGGTGGCCATCGCCCGGGCGCTCGCCCTGTCCCCGGAGCTGGTCGTGCTGGACGAGGCGGTGTCGGCCCTCGACGTCCTGGTGCAGGCGCAGATCCTGGAACTGCTCCGCGGCCTGCAGGAGAACCTGGGGCTGACGTACCTGTTCATCAGCCACGACCTGGCCGTGGTGCGGATGATCTCCCACGTCGTCCACGTGATGTCCGGCGGCCGCATCGTGGAGAGCGGTGCCCCGGAGGCGCTGTTCGCGGCGCCGCAGGACCCGTACACGCGGGAGCTGCTGGACGCCATCCCCGGTGCGCGGCTCACCGGCCGCTGA
- a CDS encoding alpha/beta hydrolase family protein, with protein MTARTVVPGDHDSWAQRWTELADRISAAADASAAAGHRVSAREAYFRASTYYRNAGIFHYAPPVSTALATSFRHQREAFQKGAALGRFRTEIVHIPYEATSLEGYFITPGGPGPYPVLVMVDGYDGTKEELYFAGGAAALERGYATLLVDGPGQGGALIEQGLVFRPDWEAVLTPQVDWLLTRPDVDPQRMAVLGRSWGGYLAPRAATAEHRIAALVADAAQYDPGSSGARLLPEALRSEFLTGEPAELDEALTAGMATSPELAFILNRGMLTHGAATPIGYLRGAQDFTIEGLADRITCPTLICAAENDVRGGGGQELYDALTVEKKYIRFTDAEGAGEHDEAGASSLFYQRAFDWLDEILDRV; from the coding sequence GTGACCGCACGCACCGTCGTACCCGGTGATCACGACAGCTGGGCGCAGCGGTGGACCGAGCTGGCCGACCGCATCTCGGCGGCCGCTGACGCCAGCGCGGCCGCGGGGCACCGGGTCAGCGCCCGGGAGGCGTACTTCCGGGCCAGCACCTACTACCGCAACGCCGGCATCTTCCACTACGCACCGCCGGTCTCGACGGCGTTGGCGACGTCCTTCCGACATCAGCGGGAGGCTTTCCAGAAGGGCGCGGCGCTCGGCCGGTTCCGCACCGAGATCGTCCACATCCCCTACGAAGCAACCAGTCTCGAGGGATACTTCATCACCCCGGGCGGGCCGGGACCGTACCCGGTCCTCGTGATGGTCGACGGCTACGACGGCACCAAGGAGGAGCTGTACTTCGCCGGGGGCGCGGCTGCCCTGGAGCGTGGATACGCGACGCTGCTGGTCGACGGTCCTGGGCAGGGCGGGGCGTTGATCGAGCAGGGCCTGGTCTTCCGGCCGGACTGGGAAGCCGTACTCACCCCCCAGGTGGACTGGTTGCTCACCCGACCCGACGTCGATCCGCAGCGGATGGCGGTGTTGGGAAGGAGCTGGGGTGGCTACCTGGCACCCCGCGCCGCGACCGCGGAGCACCGCATCGCCGCGCTGGTGGCCGACGCCGCCCAGTACGACCCGGGTTCGTCGGGCGCCCGCCTGCTGCCCGAGGCGCTGCGGTCGGAGTTCCTGACCGGCGAGCCGGCGGAACTCGACGAGGCACTGACCGCGGGGATGGCCACCTCGCCGGAACTCGCGTTCATCCTGAATCGCGGCATGCTGACCCATGGGGCCGCCACCCCGATCGGCTATCTCCGCGGCGCCCAGGACTTCACCATCGAGGGACTGGCCGACCGGATCACCTGCCCGACATTGATCTGCGCCGCCGAGAACGACGTCCGCGGGGGCGGGGGGCAGGAGCTGTACGACGCGCTGACCGTGGAGAAGAAGTACATCCGGTTCACCGACGCCGAGGGCGCCGGCGAGCACGACGAGGCCGGAGCCTCCTCGCTGTTCTACCAGCGTGCCTTCGACTGGCTCGACGAGATCCTCGACCGCGTCTGA
- a CDS encoding TetR/AcrR family transcriptional regulator, translating to MPPEIATDRRRERHEAKRSTIIDEAWKLARRDGLGAISLRDLAAQVDLRQPSLYAYFDSKLALFDAMFAQGNRQLLAAATALPEREDPVEALAELVETIIRFSTEDPVRYQLLFQRPVPGFEPSPESYAVAVAFYDVAGARLAAAGASEPEDLDLFTAIVAGLSDQQVANDPGGDRWVRLSRRAVRMYLAELERHPENIPSPS from the coding sequence TTGCCACCCGAGATCGCCACCGACCGGCGACGTGAGCGCCATGAGGCCAAGCGCTCGACCATCATCGACGAAGCCTGGAAGCTGGCCCGACGCGACGGCCTGGGGGCGATCTCCCTCCGGGATCTGGCCGCGCAGGTCGATCTCCGGCAGCCTTCGCTGTACGCGTACTTCGACTCGAAACTGGCGCTCTTCGACGCGATGTTCGCCCAGGGCAATCGTCAGCTCCTGGCGGCGGCGACAGCTCTCCCCGAACGCGAGGATCCGGTGGAGGCGCTCGCCGAGCTCGTCGAGACCATCATCCGTTTCTCGACCGAGGACCCGGTCCGGTATCAGCTCCTCTTCCAGAGACCCGTGCCCGGTTTCGAACCGTCACCGGAGTCCTACGCGGTCGCCGTGGCGTTCTACGACGTCGCCGGCGCCCGTCTGGCTGCCGCGGGTGCCAGCGAACCGGAGGATCTCGACCTGTTCACCGCGATCGTGGCCGGCCTCAGCGATCAGCAGGTCGCCAACGACCCGGGCGGAGATCGCTGGGTACGTCTCTCCCGGCGCGCGGTGCGGATGTACCTCGCCGAACTCGAGCGGCACCCCGAGAACATCCCCTCCCCGTCCTGA
- a CDS encoding maleylpyruvate isomerase family mycothiol-dependent enzyme, with amino-acid sequence MAITRVENRKFLEQLHSLDTHDWSRPTACDRWDVRAVAAHVVGGAAGQISPREFLRQVRAGRPLMEQIGAQYWWDGMNEIQVRERSTLPTADLIAEWERNAERARAARTRMPRLITRLPLLNLPAPVGRQPLAYLFDIGFTRDVWAHRMDIAAATDRPMDLDPAHDGRIVADIVAEWAATHGEPFVVELTGPAGGTYTSGSGGETVSLDALDLVAVLSGRAQGEGVLRNTLPL; translated from the coding sequence ATGGCGATCACCCGTGTGGAGAACAGGAAATTCCTGGAGCAGCTCCACTCGCTCGACACCCACGACTGGTCGAGGCCCACAGCCTGCGACCGTTGGGACGTGCGGGCGGTGGCGGCCCACGTGGTCGGCGGAGCCGCCGGCCAGATCTCGCCCCGCGAGTTCCTCCGCCAGGTTCGGGCGGGCAGGCCCCTGATGGAGCAGATCGGCGCCCAGTACTGGTGGGACGGCATGAACGAGATCCAGGTCCGTGAGCGGTCCACCCTCCCCACCGCCGACCTCATCGCGGAATGGGAGCGCAACGCCGAACGGGCCCGTGCCGCCCGGACGAGGATGCCGCGACTGATCACCCGGCTGCCCCTGCTCAACCTGCCCGCGCCCGTCGGCCGCCAGCCACTCGCGTACCTGTTCGACATCGGCTTCACCCGCGACGTCTGGGCGCACCGCATGGACATCGCCGCCGCGACCGATCGTCCGATGGACCTCGACCCGGCGCATGACGGCCGCATCGTCGCCGACATCGTCGCCGAATGGGCGGCGACCCACGGCGAGCCGTTCGTCGTCGAGCTCACCGGACCCGCCGGAGGCACCTACACCTCCGGCAGCGGCGGCGAGACCGTGTCCCTGGACGCCCTCGATCTCGTCGCCGTGCTGTCCGGGCGTGCACAGGGAGAAGGGGTGCTGCGCAACACCTTGCCGCTGTAG
- a CDS encoding class I SAM-dependent methyltransferase, which yields MDWDGAGYEQVSELQRTMARRALAELTVRGDERCLDVGCGDGYVSRLVAAQLPEGSVLGVDPSPRMIEVARAAPLPPSTDVRFAAGDVLDLPFRAEFDLVCSFNALHWVRDQATALVNLRRAVRDDGRLLLRFVCAGGRPSLDDVAMQVCGREPWRARLGEISAPFAHPDPTEYRVLAERVGLTVRRADVSDESWDFADDDAFARWCTVGFADWTARLAPSAVQDWVADVVRAYRAVVPEPGRFRFFQLTVEAVPVPS from the coding sequence GTGGACTGGGACGGCGCCGGCTACGAGCAGGTCAGCGAGCTGCAACGCACGATGGCCCGTCGGGCCCTGGCCGAGCTCACGGTGCGCGGTGACGAACGCTGCCTGGACGTCGGGTGCGGCGACGGGTACGTCAGCCGGCTCGTCGCCGCCCAGCTGCCCGAGGGCTCGGTGCTGGGCGTGGATCCGTCGCCCCGGATGATCGAGGTGGCCCGGGCCGCGCCGCTGCCGCCGAGCACCGATGTGCGGTTCGCCGCCGGTGATGTGCTGGATCTGCCCTTCCGCGCCGAGTTCGACCTGGTGTGCTCGTTCAACGCCCTGCACTGGGTGCGCGACCAGGCGACCGCATTGGTGAATCTGCGGCGCGCCGTCCGGGACGACGGCCGCCTGCTGCTCCGGTTCGTCTGCGCCGGTGGACGTCCCAGTCTGGACGACGTCGCCATGCAGGTGTGTGGACGGGAACCCTGGCGGGCCCGCCTCGGCGAGATCTCTGCGCCCTTCGCGCATCCCGACCCGACGGAGTACCGCGTGCTGGCGGAGCGGGTCGGGCTGACGGTCCGACGCGCCGACGTGTCGGACGAGTCGTGGGACTTCGCCGACGACGACGCGTTCGCCCGCTGGTGCACCGTGGGGTTCGCGGACTGGACCGCGCGCCTGGCGCCGTCCGCGGTGCAGGACTGGGTGGCCGACGTCGTGCGGGCCTACCGGGCGGTCGTACCCGAGCCGGGGCGGTTCCGGTTCTTCCAGCTCACCGTCGAGGCCGTGCCGGTCCCGTCCTGA
- a CDS encoding YdeI/OmpD-associated family protein — MATVRTFTTTLLQQGNNVGIEVPPDVVESFDAGRRVPVRVSLRDHRYDSTIAVMGGRFLVPVSAAHRAAAGVAGGDEVSVTLEHDPQPRTVDVPADLADALTSAGVREAFDALPAGGRKGHVRSVTEAKADATRARRIAKVVDQLGG; from the coding sequence ATGGCCACCGTCCGTACGTTCACCACCACCCTGCTGCAGCAGGGCAACAACGTGGGGATCGAGGTTCCCCCGGACGTCGTCGAGTCGTTCGACGCCGGCAGGCGGGTGCCGGTCAGGGTGTCGCTGCGGGACCACCGGTACGACTCGACGATCGCGGTGATGGGCGGCCGGTTCCTGGTTCCCGTGTCGGCCGCGCACCGCGCAGCAGCGGGAGTGGCCGGCGGTGACGAGGTCTCGGTGACGCTCGAGCACGATCCGCAGCCGCGCACGGTGGACGTCCCGGCCGATCTGGCCGACGCGCTGACGTCGGCCGGCGTCCGGGAGGCCTTCGACGCCCTGCCCGCCGGCGGCCGCAAGGGGCACGTCCGGTCGGTGACCGAGGCCAAGGCCGACGCCACCCGGGCCCGGCGCATCGCCAAGGTCGTCGACCAGCTCGGCGGCTGA
- a CDS encoding alcohol dehydrogenase catalytic domain-containing protein, giving the protein MNPTMRAALADGNGGIDIRELPVPVAREGWVVLAPVGTGVCGTDLHLIAGDYPHGRFPVVPGHEFAGIVTQVGAGVSALAEGDYVGVDPNITCGVCPMCRAGAANLCVDILPVGVAIDGSCAEYVAVPAGIVHPLDPAITHRAAPLVEPFACVLHALDRAPGWRDDEVVVFGAGSIGLMAVVLARAEGAAGVRIVEPNASRRAAALELGALQAVPSVEELDRSVFDLAVDASGHPAAITAALAALGPRGRLVQMGVASPAASVALSPYEVFAKELTVIGSNSLADRYPEAAERMVDLQDALVGLVTATFPLERYADALAAARSPEQVKVQITG; this is encoded by the coding sequence ATGAACCCGACCATGCGCGCCGCCCTCGCCGACGGGAACGGCGGCATCGACATCCGGGAGCTGCCGGTGCCCGTGGCCCGGGAGGGGTGGGTGGTCCTCGCCCCCGTCGGGACCGGGGTCTGCGGCACCGATCTCCACCTCATCGCCGGTGACTACCCGCACGGCCGCTTCCCGGTGGTGCCCGGGCACGAGTTCGCCGGGATCGTCACGCAGGTCGGTGCCGGGGTGAGTGCCCTCGCCGAGGGCGACTACGTCGGCGTCGACCCCAACATCACCTGTGGTGTCTGCCCGATGTGCCGGGCGGGGGCGGCCAACCTGTGCGTGGACATCCTGCCCGTCGGGGTGGCCATCGACGGGTCGTGCGCCGAGTACGTCGCCGTCCCGGCCGGCATCGTGCACCCGCTGGACCCGGCGATCACGCACCGCGCCGCCCCGCTGGTCGAACCGTTCGCCTGTGTGCTGCACGCGCTGGACCGGGCCCCGGGGTGGCGGGACGACGAGGTCGTCGTCTTCGGCGCCGGGTCCATCGGGCTGATGGCCGTGGTACTGGCCCGCGCCGAGGGGGCGGCCGGAGTCCGGATCGTCGAGCCCAACGCCTCCCGCCGCGCCGCCGCCCTGGAACTCGGTGCCCTGCAGGCGGTCCCGAGCGTCGAGGAGCTCGACCGGTCGGTGTTCGACCTGGCCGTCGACGCCAGCGGCCACCCGGCGGCGATCACCGCCGCGCTCGCCGCCCTCGGCCCCCGCGGCCGGCTCGTGCAGATGGGCGTGGCCTCACCGGCAGCGTCCGTCGCGCTGAGCCCCTACGAGGTCTTCGCCAAGGAGCTCACCGTCATCGGCTCGAACTCCCTGGCCGACCGCTACCCGGAGGCGGCCGAACGGATGGTCGACCTGCAGGACGCCCTCGTCGGCCTGGTCACCGCGACCTTCCCGCTCGAGCGGTACGCCGACGCGCTGGCCGCCGCCCGCAGCCCCGAGCAGGTCAAGGTGCAGATCACCGGCTGA
- a CDS encoding GntR family transcriptional regulator translates to MPQTVERDSPVPYYEQLFGILRDRIADGSIATDARLPSENELCREFGLSRATVRQTLAKLESEGFARRVARRGVFASAPGETSGWTVQDAQGFLESQISTGRTGITTQVVDARFVAPAQHVADALEIRGDGRDQVFALQRLRSLDGRTAMFSTNWFPPDIGQAIAAAEDVLQGNGSVNHTLRKAGFVTSGARRVIRAMRAPEPVAGHLRIDPDQPVLRVRSLSWNDEQVRFDYYETWVLTDVVPLEVNVTAS, encoded by the coding sequence GTGCCGCAGACCGTCGAGCGGGATTCCCCGGTCCCGTACTACGAGCAGCTGTTCGGCATCCTCCGCGACCGCATCGCGGACGGTTCCATCGCCACGGACGCCCGCCTGCCCAGCGAGAACGAGCTGTGCCGGGAGTTCGGTCTGTCCCGGGCCACCGTCCGACAGACCCTGGCCAAGTTGGAGTCCGAGGGCTTCGCCCGCCGGGTCGCCCGGCGCGGCGTCTTCGCCTCCGCCCCCGGGGAGACGTCGGGCTGGACGGTGCAGGACGCGCAGGGCTTCCTGGAGTCGCAGATCAGCACCGGTCGCACCGGCATCACCACACAGGTGGTCGACGCCCGGTTCGTCGCCCCCGCCCAGCACGTGGCCGACGCCCTGGAGATCCGCGGTGACGGCCGGGACCAGGTCTTCGCCCTGCAGCGGCTCCGTTCGCTCGACGGCCGGACCGCCATGTTCAGCACCAACTGGTTCCCCCCGGACATCGGCCAGGCGATCGCCGCGGCGGAGGACGTGTTGCAGGGCAACGGCTCGGTGAACCACACCCTGCGCAAGGCCGGCTTCGTGACCAGCGGCGCGCGGCGCGTCATCCGGGCCATGCGGGCGCCCGAGCCGGTCGCCGGCCACCTGCGGATCGACCCCGACCAGCCGGTGCTCCGGGTCCGCTCGCTGTCGTGGAACGACGAGCAGGTGCGCTTCGACTACTACGAGACCTGGGTGCTCACGGACGTCGTACCGCTCGAGGTCAACGTCACCGCCAGCTGA
- a CDS encoding FGGY family carbohydrate kinase, whose amino-acid sequence MPSAARRPVSCGVDIGSTNTKVVALAADGVVVARASGPTPRDPAGLSLDVTAVLDTVDAMITRVCGETHEIHAICVVGVGEDGVLVDADRRPLGPPLAWFDPRRQGVFSGLRSRLPDDRTLDAESDPARAMVGWAWSRGQPGGDTAAGWVAVADLAAVRWAGRAFLSDTLAARTGAWRSTDRSWAADRVEATLGSTDLLPRVLGAGEIVGALRSPTWRTAGLLGPDAIVVAGGHDHAIGGWGVDQWVPGVVLDSMGTAEVAVTHYDGAPAVRPPGVDLAPGVRSAGRTVSRVEELTRNAAWAAQDPAVGTELQRILTGEQAPVPSVDSGLFLPGRRGGGRPGYAADAPRDPRARASVVLGALARLGRDAVDAVQEVVGRGREVRLAGGWSRQPGWLEIKAAVDGVAAPVIAEPEVSAVGAALLAARARGWTPSPAVALGGADGVAVSWR is encoded by the coding sequence ATGCCCAGCGCCGCCCGTCGCCCGGTCTCCTGCGGCGTCGACATCGGGAGCACCAACACCAAGGTCGTGGCCCTGGCCGCGGACGGCGTGGTCGTCGCCCGGGCGTCGGGTCCCACCCCGCGCGACCCCGCCGGGTTGTCGCTGGACGTCACCGCCGTGCTCGACACGGTGGACGCCATGATCACCCGGGTCTGCGGGGAGACCCACGAGATCCACGCGATCTGCGTCGTGGGGGTCGGCGAGGACGGGGTACTGGTCGACGCCGATCGGCGACCGCTCGGCCCGCCGCTGGCCTGGTTCGATCCCCGTCGGCAGGGCGTGTTCAGCGGCTTGCGGTCACGTCTGCCGGACGACCGGACCCTGGACGCGGAGAGCGATCCGGCCCGGGCCATGGTCGGGTGGGCCTGGTCCCGCGGCCAACCCGGGGGTGACACCGCGGCCGGCTGGGTGGCCGTGGCCGACCTGGCCGCCGTCCGCTGGGCCGGCCGCGCCTTCCTGTCCGACACCCTCGCCGCGCGCACCGGCGCCTGGCGGTCCACGGACCGGTCATGGGCGGCCGACCGGGTCGAGGCGACGCTGGGTTCGACGGATCTGCTGCCCCGGGTGCTCGGCGCCGGGGAGATCGTCGGCGCGCTGCGCTCGCCGACATGGCGCACGGCCGGGCTCCTCGGCCCGGATGCGATCGTCGTGGCCGGCGGACACGATCACGCCATCGGTGGCTGGGGGGTGGACCAGTGGGTGCCCGGCGTGGTCCTGGACTCGATGGGCACGGCCGAGGTCGCGGTCACCCACTACGACGGGGCGCCGGCCGTGCGCCCCCCGGGGGTGGACCTGGCCCCGGGTGTCCGGTCGGCCGGGCGGACCGTCTCGCGGGTGGAGGAGCTGACCCGGAACGCGGCGTGGGCCGCCCAGGATCCGGCGGTGGGCACCGAGCTGCAGCGGATCCTCACCGGCGAGCAGGCCCCCGTCCCGTCGGTGGACAGCGGACTGTTCCTGCCGGGTCGGCGCGGCGGCGGCCGACCCGGCTACGCCGCCGACGCCCCACGCGATCCCCGGGCCCGGGCCTCGGTCGTGCTGGGCGCCCTCGCCCGGCTGGGCCGGGACGCCGTCGACGCGGTGCAGGAGGTGGTCGGGCGGGGCCGCGAGGTCCGCCTGGCCGGCGGGTGGAGTCGGCAGCCCGGTTGGCTGGAGATCAAGGCCGCCGTCGACGGTGTCGCGGCCCCGGTGATCGCCGAACCGGAGGTGTCGGCGGTCGGTGCGGCCCTGCTGGCCGCGCGCGCCCGGGGCTGGACCCCGTCGCCCGCCGTGGCCCTGGGCGGCGCGGACGGGGTGGCGGTCAGCTGGCGGTGA